A window of the Tunturibacter empetritectus genome harbors these coding sequences:
- a CDS encoding amidohydrolase family protein has product MPSHLSSLIRRVFLLFLALITYPAFAANPKLIIRNARIMTMAANQREPINGYLSIAPDGTILAVAAGEPPASLHADKVIDAHGDLMIPGFISAHSHLWQAAYRGLAADKTLPGWIDDLYGIHAAKASPEDMYWFALLGSLDHLEHGITTAYNFTYGGRAKTAELNNQFEEAQFRGAAESGIRFVHSYGPDRMSPAITIDQARTRLKTFLDWTAAQPPNPHFLSVMISGMTAFNNTYQQAVMEAAMMKEFRLGNQTHYIEAPDDQGEQRSKFRWIMDSGLLTNQLIFGHFIHSDDFILQETTKAGASMSWNPLSNGRLASGVADIPKYLKMGIRVGMGVDGEASADLADPFENMRTGLYAIHDKYEDATVMSPYQVLWLHTMGSADVLNVKEKLGSLEPGKFADFLLINPKRLGVSLEDPYANLVLIASERDIDSVYVGGELMVEHNQLLHQDLDKVQSETNRRVLTQH; this is encoded by the coding sequence ATGCCCAGCCATCTTTCAAGCCTCATCCGCCGAGTATTCCTCCTCTTCCTCGCGCTCATAACCTACCCCGCCTTCGCCGCCAATCCCAAACTCATCATCCGCAACGCGCGCATCATGACCATGGCCGCCAATCAGCGCGAGCCCATCAACGGCTATCTCTCGATCGCACCAGACGGCACCATCCTCGCCGTCGCCGCTGGCGAGCCGCCCGCCAGCCTCCACGCCGACAAAGTCATCGACGCCCACGGCGACCTCATGATCCCCGGCTTCATCTCCGCACACAGCCATCTCTGGCAGGCAGCCTATCGCGGCCTCGCCGCCGACAAAACTCTCCCCGGCTGGATCGACGATCTCTACGGAATCCATGCCGCCAAAGCCTCACCCGAAGACATGTACTGGTTCGCTCTCCTCGGCTCGCTCGACCACCTCGAGCACGGCATCACCACCGCCTACAACTTCACCTACGGCGGTCGAGCCAAGACCGCCGAGTTGAACAATCAGTTCGAAGAAGCCCAGTTTCGCGGCGCAGCCGAGTCCGGCATCCGCTTCGTGCACAGCTACGGTCCCGACCGCATGTCTCCCGCCATCACCATCGACCAGGCCCGCACGCGCCTCAAGACTTTCCTGGACTGGACCGCTGCCCAACCACCCAACCCACACTTCCTCAGCGTCATGATCAGCGGCATGACCGCCTTCAACAACACTTATCAGCAAGCCGTGATGGAAGCAGCCATGATGAAGGAGTTCCGCCTCGGCAACCAGACCCACTACATTGAAGCGCCCGACGATCAGGGCGAACAGCGATCCAAGTTTCGCTGGATCATGGACAGCGGCCTGCTCACCAACCAACTCATCTTCGGCCACTTCATCCACTCCGACGACTTCATCCTCCAGGAGACCACCAAAGCCGGAGCCTCCATGTCGTGGAACCCGCTCTCGAACGGCCGCCTCGCCTCAGGCGTCGCCGACATACCGAAGTACCTCAAGATGGGCATTCGCGTTGGGATGGGTGTCGACGGCGAAGCCAGCGCCGACCTCGCCGACCCCTTCGAAAACATGCGCACCGGCCTCTACGCCATCCACGACAAGTACGAAGACGCCACCGTCATGAGTCCCTACCAGGTCCTCTGGCTGCACACCATGGGCTCCGCAGACGTCCTCAACGTCAAAGAAAAATTAGGCTCCCTCGAACCCGGCAAATTCGCCGACTTCCTCCTCATCAATCCAAAACGTCTCGGCGTATCACTCGAAGACCCTTACGCGAACCTCGTCCTCATCGCCTCAGAGCGCGACATCGACAGCGTATACGTCGGCGGCGAACTCATGGTCGAGCACAATCAACTCCTCCACCAGGACCTCGACAAAGTCCAATCCGAAACCAACCGCCGCGTCTTAACGCAACATTAG
- a CDS encoding ABC-F family ATP-binding cassette domain-containing protein has product MPPILNAQGLTKAFGATPLFREISFTVSDGDRIGLIGPNGAGKSTLLKVLAGDEDADAGDVAVRKRARVGYVAQESVFAPGVTVREVLEAALVRAKVSDGEHEGRLRETSGRTGFPDLTAEAARLSGGWRKRLAIAEAVVTHPDVLLLDEPTNHLDLAGIAWLEELLNEGSFACVLISHDRYFLENVATEIVELNRVYAEGLLRVKGTYSKFIEGKQAYMEAQSKLQDALKNRVKIEVDWLRRGPKARSTKAKARIDNAQDLIGQLKEVNSRVQTSSAGIDFSATDRQTKRLVELEDVSVVLGDRKIVEGLNFLVTSGMRVGLVGPNGSGKTTLLRLLTGELEASKGTIKKAASLKIVYFSQMRELEEGVTLRRALAPDSDSVVYQGRVVHVASYATKFLFTSEQLNQPVERLSGGERARVLIAKLMLEPADLLLLDEPTNDLDIATLEILEESLLEYTGALVLVTHDRYMLDRVSTIVLGLDGRSGSEMFADYSQWEQWRGVKVEEAIAPGVAVSPAAPASASNGASNSGGKKKLSYLEAREYSGIEAAVEAAEDRLQKAREMIEDPAVAVDAGRLTAALEEMEAAQEEADGLYARWAELTEKVG; this is encoded by the coding sequence ATGCCACCAATCTTGAATGCGCAGGGTTTGACTAAGGCCTTTGGCGCTACGCCTTTGTTTCGTGAGATCAGTTTTACTGTTTCGGATGGAGATCGCATTGGGCTGATTGGGCCGAATGGTGCGGGGAAGTCTACGCTGCTGAAGGTGCTGGCGGGCGATGAAGACGCCGATGCCGGGGATGTCGCGGTGCGGAAGCGGGCTCGCGTTGGGTACGTGGCGCAGGAGTCGGTGTTTGCGCCGGGGGTGACGGTGCGTGAGGTGCTGGAGGCTGCGCTGGTGCGGGCGAAGGTGTCCGACGGGGAGCATGAGGGACGGCTGCGGGAGACCTCGGGGCGGACGGGATTTCCGGATCTGACGGCGGAGGCAGCGCGACTGAGCGGTGGGTGGCGGAAGCGGCTGGCGATCGCGGAGGCGGTGGTGACGCATCCGGATGTGTTGCTGCTGGATGAGCCGACGAACCATCTGGATTTAGCCGGGATTGCGTGGCTGGAGGAGCTGCTGAATGAGGGTAGTTTTGCTTGTGTGCTTATCAGCCATGATCGTTATTTTCTTGAGAATGTTGCGACAGAGATAGTCGAGCTGAACCGCGTGTATGCCGAGGGCCTACTGCGGGTGAAGGGGACTTACTCGAAGTTTATTGAGGGCAAGCAGGCGTATATGGAGGCGCAGAGCAAGCTGCAGGATGCGCTGAAGAATCGCGTGAAGATTGAGGTGGACTGGCTGCGGCGCGGGCCGAAGGCGAGGAGCACGAAGGCGAAGGCGCGGATAGATAACGCGCAGGATCTGATTGGGCAGTTGAAGGAGGTTAACTCGCGGGTGCAGACGTCGAGCGCGGGGATTGATTTTTCTGCGACGGATCGGCAGACGAAGCGGCTGGTGGAGTTGGAAGATGTGAGCGTGGTGCTGGGGGACCGGAAGATCGTTGAGGGGTTGAACTTTCTGGTGACCTCTGGGATGCGCGTGGGGTTGGTGGGGCCGAATGGGAGCGGAAAGACCACGCTGCTGCGGCTTTTGACTGGCGAGTTGGAGGCTTCGAAGGGGACGATCAAGAAGGCGGCTTCGTTGAAGATTGTCTACTTCAGCCAGATGCGCGAGCTGGAGGAGGGAGTGACGCTGCGCCGGGCGCTGGCTCCGGATTCGGACTCGGTGGTGTATCAGGGGCGCGTGGTGCATGTGGCCAGTTATGCTACGAAGTTTTTGTTCACCAGCGAACAACTCAATCAGCCTGTCGAAAGGCTGAGTGGAGGCGAACGAGCGCGGGTGCTGATTGCGAAGCTGATGCTGGAGCCTGCGGATCTGCTGCTGCTGGACGAGCCGACGAACGATCTGGATATTGCGACGCTGGAGATTCTGGAGGAGAGTCTGCTTGAGTACACGGGGGCGCTGGTATTAGTGACCCATGATCGTTACATGTTGGATCGAGTGTCGACGATTGTGTTGGGCCTGGATGGGAGGAGTGGTTCGGAGATGTTCGCGGACTACTCGCAGTGGGAGCAGTGGCGGGGTGTGAAGGTGGAGGAGGCGATTGCGCCGGGGGTTGCGGTTTCGCCTGCTGCTCCTGCTAGTGCTTCGAATGGAGCTTCGAATTCGGGTGGGAAGAAGAAGCTTTCTTATCTGGAGGCTCGGGAATATTCGGGGATCGAGGCTGCGGTGGAGGCGGCGGAAGATCGTCTGCAGAAGGCACGGGAGATGATTGAGGATCCGGCGGTGGCGGTGGACGCGGGGCGGCTAACGGCGGCGCTTGAGGAGATGGAGGCGGCGCAGGAGGAGGCGGACGGGCTGTATGCGCGGTGGGCCGAGTTGACGGAAAAGGTTGGGTAG
- the bshC gene encoding bacillithiol biosynthesis cysteine-adding enzyme BshC — protein sequence MSVECFPITVLPHVSQIYRDYLAMAESAGDSAVRRWYGAEPFAGRWIGRGEPVKDAGALADLLEKQAVEFGAGDAAKANIAKLRAGARAVVTGQQVVLFGGPLLTILKAATAVARAKEATKATGVEHVPVFWMATEDHDLEEVDQVSLLTKTSVQTLRAGLKVTRAVPVGGVVPAPELEAILERASELLEFAQVSEWLRECYGPEGGRWPSLALAFGRLMAKIFAEQGLVVMDAASREFHALGAGTLRYAIEHAAELQDALIARGKELVARGYHAQVLVAEGGSMLFLLDEATGERVALRRNVSVDGEAQWKAGGRSYSTAELIAILEAAPERLSPNALLRPVFQDTLLPTAAYVGGPAEIAYFAQSAVLYEAILGRITPVLPRLSATLLEPAIATVMDKDEVQLPDAMTTAEVLAQRLGARAMPIEGKRKLAAVGNAVETELSALTTYLAGMDESLGRSADVSGSKMRYQMNRLRRMAATFELQKEASLRKHAEAIVLNVFPGGHPQERVVAGVWFMARYGDGLVEKLIGVAGNQCPGHVVVRL from the coding sequence ATGAGCGTTGAGTGTTTTCCGATCACGGTGCTGCCGCATGTGTCGCAGATCTACCGCGACTATCTTGCGATGGCGGAAAGCGCCGGGGACTCTGCGGTTCGGCGGTGGTATGGGGCGGAGCCATTTGCGGGGAGGTGGATCGGAAGAGGAGAGCCGGTGAAGGATGCCGGAGCGTTGGCGGACCTGTTGGAGAAGCAGGCGGTTGAGTTTGGTGCGGGGGACGCCGCGAAGGCCAACATTGCGAAGTTGCGCGCGGGGGCGCGGGCCGTGGTGACGGGGCAGCAGGTGGTGCTATTTGGGGGGCCGCTGCTGACGATTTTGAAGGCAGCTACGGCAGTGGCGCGGGCGAAAGAGGCCACTAAGGCAACGGGCGTTGAACATGTGCCGGTGTTCTGGATGGCGACGGAGGATCATGATCTGGAAGAGGTGGATCAGGTTTCGCTGCTGACGAAGACGTCGGTGCAGACGCTGCGCGCCGGGCTGAAGGTGACGAGGGCGGTGCCGGTGGGTGGTGTGGTTCCGGCGCCGGAGTTGGAGGCGATACTGGAGCGGGCGAGTGAACTGCTGGAGTTCGCTCAGGTGAGCGAGTGGCTGCGGGAGTGTTATGGGCCTGAGGGCGGGAGGTGGCCTTCGCTGGCGCTGGCCTTCGGGCGATTGATGGCGAAGATCTTTGCGGAGCAGGGGCTGGTGGTGATGGATGCGGCTTCGCGAGAGTTTCATGCGCTGGGGGCTGGCACGCTGCGATATGCGATTGAACATGCGGCGGAGTTGCAGGATGCTTTGATTGCTCGGGGTAAGGAGCTGGTGGCGCGCGGGTATCATGCGCAGGTGCTGGTGGCCGAGGGCGGGTCGATGTTGTTTCTGCTCGATGAGGCGACGGGAGAGCGGGTGGCTCTGCGGCGTAATGTGTCCGTTGATGGGGAGGCTCAGTGGAAGGCGGGTGGGCGGAGTTATTCGACAGCGGAGTTGATTGCGATTCTGGAGGCGGCGCCGGAGAGGTTGAGTCCGAATGCTTTGCTGCGGCCGGTGTTTCAGGATACGTTGCTGCCGACGGCGGCTTATGTGGGCGGGCCGGCTGAGATCGCTTACTTTGCTCAGAGCGCGGTTTTGTATGAGGCGATATTGGGACGGATTACGCCGGTGCTGCCGCGGTTGAGCGCGACGCTGCTGGAGCCGGCGATTGCGACGGTGATGGATAAGGATGAGGTGCAGTTGCCGGATGCGATGACGACGGCGGAGGTGTTGGCGCAGAGGTTGGGTGCGCGGGCGATGCCGATTGAGGGGAAGCGCAAGCTTGCGGCTGTGGGGAATGCGGTGGAGACGGAGTTGAGCGCGCTGACCACATATCTTGCGGGGATGGATGAGTCGCTGGGGCGGTCGGCGGACGTGTCGGGTTCGAAGATGCGGTATCAGATGAATCGGCTGCGAAGGATGGCGGCTACGTTTGAGCTGCAGAAGGAGGCGAGTCTGCGGAAGCATGCGGAGGCGATTGTGCTGAATGTGTTTCCTGGTGGGCATCCTCAGGAGCGCGTGGTGGCGGGAGTGTGGTTTATGGCTCGGTATGGGGATGGGTTGGTGGAGAAGCTGATTGGAGTGGCGGGGAATCAGTGTCCGGGGCATGTGGTGGTGCGGCTGTGA
- a CDS encoding VWA domain-containing protein, which produces MRYQAGLALAFLFLASSGSVMLAQTAPQVSQTPSISTHSSLVVVPALVRSKSGSLVYTLTADDFSLMDDGVPQKLTLEQDTGGEPLALVVVIEVGGAGAREFNKYSSIAPPLAPMLASIVGNVPHKVAVVTFDSTPALLQGFTSDTAAAADAIQTLMPGCTRQHHLMNCASPLAIHDVGLGDNGAAILDTLGFSVDLLRDQPRQYRRAILLISETLDRGSHLKMEEALRAVSDTNTTIYSIGYSTGKSEAAHYAARELPTQPGALWMENHHPNPQNGCMGKDPDPDPDATHNKAIQAYDCLTQLAPPLALAKMAAIEATDGLKRNVPETVARLTGGEYFKLTDMKSLERSLAAISNHIPNRYVLSFQPQSPSPGLHLISLHLQNYSKLQVTARSSYWADVETTPAN; this is translated from the coding sequence ATGAGATACCAGGCTGGACTCGCTCTCGCATTTTTATTTCTGGCAAGCTCTGGGTCCGTGATGCTTGCGCAGACTGCTCCTCAGGTCTCGCAAACTCCCTCGATCAGTACGCATTCGAGTCTGGTAGTGGTGCCGGCGCTGGTTCGGAGTAAGTCGGGGAGTCTGGTTTACACGCTCACGGCTGACGACTTTTCACTAATGGACGATGGTGTTCCGCAGAAACTGACCTTGGAGCAGGATACTGGTGGCGAACCACTAGCTCTTGTCGTGGTGATCGAAGTTGGCGGGGCGGGCGCTCGCGAGTTCAACAAGTACAGTTCTATTGCTCCTCCGCTGGCGCCGATGCTTGCGTCGATTGTTGGCAATGTGCCGCACAAAGTTGCTGTGGTTACGTTTGATAGCACGCCTGCGTTGCTTCAGGGTTTTACGTCCGATACGGCTGCTGCTGCGGATGCGATTCAGACGCTGATGCCGGGCTGTACTCGGCAGCATCATCTAATGAACTGCGCCTCGCCACTTGCTATTCACGACGTCGGTCTGGGGGATAACGGAGCTGCGATTCTCGACACACTCGGCTTCTCTGTCGATCTGCTTCGGGATCAGCCGCGCCAGTATCGGCGTGCAATTCTGCTGATTAGCGAGACGCTTGATCGTGGCAGCCACTTAAAGATGGAAGAGGCGTTGCGCGCTGTGAGTGATACGAACACTACGATTTACAGCATTGGCTATTCGACGGGAAAATCGGAGGCGGCTCACTATGCGGCGCGCGAGTTGCCGACGCAGCCTGGTGCTTTGTGGATGGAGAATCATCATCCGAATCCGCAGAACGGATGCATGGGAAAAGATCCTGATCCTGACCCTGATGCTACTCATAACAAGGCTATTCAAGCTTATGACTGCCTGACTCAGCTTGCGCCGCCGCTGGCGCTTGCGAAGATGGCTGCGATTGAAGCTACGGACGGTCTGAAGCGGAATGTTCCGGAGACGGTTGCACGTCTTACCGGTGGAGAGTACTTCAAGCTCACCGACATGAAGAGTCTGGAACGTAGTCTGGCTGCGATCTCGAATCACATCCCGAATCGGTATGTGCTTAGCTTTCAGCCGCAATCTCCTTCGCCTGGTCTCCACTTGATCAGCCTGCATTTGCAGAACTACTCGAAGCTGCAGGTTACGGCGAGGAGCAGCTATTGGGCAGATGTCGAAACTACTCCGGCCAATTAG